The segment TTCCCGGCATGAAGCATGCGGCCTTCGTGCGCAGCCCGCATGCGCATGCGCAGATCAGGAAAATCGACGTTGCGAAGGCGCAGGCCATGCCGGGCGTCATCGGCGTGCTGACCGGCAAGGAGCTCAAGGCCGACGGCATCGGCAATATCATCTGCGGCTGGATGATCCATTCCAAGGATGGCTCGCCGATGAAGATGGGGGCGTGGTCGCCGCTGGCCTTCGACAGGGTCCGCTATGTTGGCGACGCGGTGGTCGTCGTGGTCGCCGAGACCAAGGGGCAGGCGCGCGACGCGGCCGAAGCGGTCGACATCAGCTACGAGGAACTCAAGGCCGTCGTCGACGCTCCGAAGGCGCTCGAAAGGAGTGCGCCACAGATCCATCCGGAAGCCGACGGCAATCTGATTTTCGACTGGGAGCTCGGCGACAGCACGGCAACCAACGCGGCAATCAAGGCGGCTGCCCACATCACCCGCATGAAGATCGTCAACAACCGGCTGGTGCCCAACGCCATGGAGCCGCGCGCAGCGCTTGGTTACTACGACAAGGCCGAGGACCACTATACCTGCTGGACGACCTCGCAGAACCCGCATCTCGCGCGCCTGGTGATGAGCGCCTTCTACAATGTCGCGCCGGAAAACAAGCTGCGCGTCATCGCGCCGGATGTCGGCGGCGGGTTCGGTTCGAAGATCTACATCTATCCGGAAGAAATCATCTGTCTGTGGGCGTCGAAGAAGACCGGCGTGCCGGTCAAATGGGTGGCCGACCGCACCGAGAGCTTTCTCACCGACGCCCATGGCCGCGACCATGTCTCGACGGTCGAAATGGCCTTCGACAAGGACAACAGGATCACCGGGCTGAAGGTCGACACCATCGCCAATCTTGGCGCCTACATGTCGCTGTTCTCGTCCTGTGTGCCGACCTATCTCTACGCGACGCTGTTGTCGGGCCAGTACGACATTCCGGCGATCCACGCCAATGTGCGCGCCGTCTACACCAACACCGCGCCGGTCGACGCCTATCGCGGGGCAGGGCGGCCGGAGGCCACCTATCTGCTCGAACGCACCATGGAGACCGCCGCGCGCGAGTTGGGCGTGTCGCCGGCCGAACTTCGCCGAAAGAACTTCATCACGGCGTTTCCGCACCAGACACCGGTCATCATGAACTATGATGCTGGCGATTATGCCGCTTCGCTCGATGCGGCGATGAAAGCTGCCGATTATGCCGGTTTTGACCAGCGCAAGGCCGCCGCCGCCGAGAGAGGCAAGCTGCGCGGTATCGGCATGAGCTGCTATATCGAGGCCTGTGGGCTGGCGCCGTCCGCGGCGGTCGGCAGTCTTGGAGCGGGTGTCGGCCTTTGGGAAAGTGCCGAGGTGCGCGTCAACGCCGCCGGAACCATCGAGGTGCTGACCGGCTCGCATAGCCATGGCCAGGGCCATGAGACGACTTTCGCGCAACTGGTCAACCAGCGCTTCGGCGTACCGATCGATAGCGTCTCCATCGTCCACGGCGATACCGACAAGGTGCAGATGGGCATGGGCACCTACGGCTCGCGCTCGGGCGCCGTCGGCATGTCGGCTGTCGCCAAGGCGCTCGACAAGGTCGAGGCCAAGGCCAAGAAGATCGCCGCCCATCTGCTCGAGGCCGACGAGGGCGACATCGTCATCGAAAACGGCGCCTTGAAGGTCGCCGGCACCGACAAACAAGTGCCGTGGTTCCAGATGGCGCTTGCTGCCTACACCGCTCACAACCTGCCTGGCGGCATGGAGCCGGGGCTGAAGGAGACCTCATTCTACGATCCGTCGAACTTCACCTTCCCGGCCGGCTGCTATGTCTGCGAGGTCGAGATCGATCCGGACACCGGCGTGACCGAGATCGTCCAGTTCGTCGCCGCCGACGATTTTGGCAACATCATC is part of the Mesorhizobium sp. L-2-11 genome and harbors:
- a CDS encoding xanthine dehydrogenase family protein molybdopterin-binding subunit, with product MGIEGVGARVARKEDKRFITGAGRYVDDMVVPGMKHAAFVRSPHAHAQIRKIDVAKAQAMPGVIGVLTGKELKADGIGNIICGWMIHSKDGSPMKMGAWSPLAFDRVRYVGDAVVVVVAETKGQARDAAEAVDISYEELKAVVDAPKALERSAPQIHPEADGNLIFDWELGDSTATNAAIKAAAHITRMKIVNNRLVPNAMEPRAALGYYDKAEDHYTCWTTSQNPHLARLVMSAFYNVAPENKLRVIAPDVGGGFGSKIYIYPEEIICLWASKKTGVPVKWVADRTESFLTDAHGRDHVSTVEMAFDKDNRITGLKVDTIANLGAYMSLFSSCVPTYLYATLLSGQYDIPAIHANVRAVYTNTAPVDAYRGAGRPEATYLLERTMETAARELGVSPAELRRKNFITAFPHQTPVIMNYDAGDYAASLDAAMKAADYAGFDQRKAAAAERGKLRGIGMSCYIEACGLAPSAAVGSLGAGVGLWESAEVRVNAAGTIEVLTGSHSHGQGHETTFAQLVNQRFGVPIDSVSIVHGDTDKVQMGMGTYGSRSGAVGMSAVAKALDKVEAKAKKIAAHLLEADEGDIVIENGALKVAGTDKQVPWFQMALAAYTAHNLPGGMEPGLKETSFYDPSNFTFPAGCYVCEVEIDPDTGVTEIVQFVAADDFGNIINPMIVEGQVHGGIAQGIGQALLEGTRYDASGQLLTASYMDYTMPRADDLPSFVVSTSNTPCPGNPLGIKGCGEAGAIGSPPAVINAITDAIGITDIAMPASPSTVWAAIRATKH